Proteins encoded within one genomic window of Aurantiacibacter spongiae:
- a CDS encoding MauE/DoxX family redox-associated membrane protein, with protein MSTPRAKTEATPEAREGTARLFRTVTDTHICPYGVKAKWLLQRHGYAVDDRHLATREEIEAFKREHEVATTPQAFIAGERVGGYDALRSRFGYAEPDRAGSAYRPIMAVFAVALGLALSLSWWASGLLLTARTAEWFVTFSLAMLAMLKLQDIETFSTMVIGYDLLAVRWVPYAYLYPYLEAIAAVLMAGRMLPWLSIPIAFAIGSIGAVSVFSAVYVQKRAIGSACVGGGANVRPGLVSLGENLALVGMAIWMILRPGLM; from the coding sequence GTGAGCACGCCTCGAGCGAAGACGGAGGCCACACCTGAGGCGCGCGAGGGGACCGCGCGCCTCTTTCGCACGGTCACGGACACGCACATATGTCCCTATGGCGTGAAAGCGAAATGGCTGCTCCAGCGTCACGGCTATGCCGTCGATGATCGTCACCTCGCCACCCGCGAGGAGATCGAGGCATTCAAGCGCGAACACGAGGTCGCAACAACGCCTCAAGCCTTTATCGCCGGGGAGCGGGTCGGGGGTTACGACGCGCTCCGCTCGCGATTTGGCTACGCCGAGCCGGACCGCGCAGGGTCGGCCTACCGACCGATAATGGCCGTGTTTGCCGTGGCTCTCGGTCTTGCACTCTCGCTAAGCTGGTGGGCAAGCGGCCTGTTGCTGACGGCACGCACTGCCGAATGGTTCGTGACGTTCAGCCTGGCCATGCTCGCCATGCTCAAGCTACAGGATATCGAGACTTTTTCGACAATGGTCATCGGCTACGATCTGCTGGCCGTCCGCTGGGTGCCCTACGCCTATCTCTACCCTTACCTTGAAGCGATCGCGGCGGTCCTGATGGCGGGACGCATGCTGCCGTGGCTATCCATTCCGATCGCATTCGCAATCGGCAGCATCGGCGCGGTCAGCGTGTTCTCCGCGGTCTATGTCCAGAAACGCGCAATCGGAAGCGCCTGCGTCGGGGGCGGCGCCAACGTGCGGCCCGGTTTGGTGTCGCTAGGCGAAAACCTCGCCTTGGTCGGCATGGCAATCTGGATGATCCTGCGACCCGGCCTGATGTAG